A region from the Kribbella shirazensis genome encodes:
- a CDS encoding IS110 family transposase — protein MLFVGDDWAEGHHDLQVEDDQGRVLARGRVDEGIAGMVRFHELVAEFLGDDAGPEEVVIGIETDRGPWVAALLAAGYVVFAVNPKLAARHRESLSLSGAKDDKTDARTLADLVRTRRHQLRPVTADSELADGVKVLARAHQSLIQERTRHLLRLRAALREYFPSALVAYQQGTLTLTGADVLALLAKAPTPAAAAKLTIVQITAALKTAGRRGDLAERAAAVQAALRTEHLGQPEIITAAYAATVGSTVAILQTLNTQIPALQEGVEASFGRHPDVEIYRSQPGLGPILGARVLAEFGDAPGRYADAKARKNYAGTAPITRQSGKLKTVHARFIHNNRLVNAIDLWASAATLHDADVRAYYDQLRGRGLGHHAALRQIGNRLVGILHGCLKTHTLYNPQTAWSHRATTQAA, from the coding sequence TTCCACGAGTTGGTGGCGGAGTTCCTGGGCGATGATGCCGGTCCGGAGGAGGTGGTGATCGGGATCGAGACCGATCGCGGGCCGTGGGTGGCCGCGTTGCTGGCGGCGGGGTATGTGGTGTTCGCGGTGAACCCGAAACTTGCTGCCCGGCACCGTGAGAGTTTGTCGTTGTCGGGTGCGAAGGACGACAAGACCGATGCCCGGACGCTGGCCGACCTGGTCCGGACCCGTAGGCATCAACTGCGGCCGGTCACGGCCGATTCCGAGCTGGCCGACGGGGTCAAGGTGCTCGCCCGGGCGCATCAGTCGCTGATCCAGGAGCGGACCCGGCACCTGCTGCGGCTGCGGGCCGCGCTGCGGGAGTACTTCCCGTCCGCGCTGGTTGCCTACCAGCAAGGGACGTTGACGCTGACCGGTGCCGACGTGCTGGCGTTACTGGCCAAGGCCCCCACCCCGGCAGCGGCGGCGAAACTGACGATCGTCCAGATCACCGCGGCGTTGAAGACCGCCGGGCGGCGAGGCGACCTGGCCGAACGGGCCGCGGCGGTGCAGGCCGCGCTGCGCACCGAGCATCTCGGCCAGCCCGAGATCATCACCGCCGCCTACGCGGCCACGGTCGGCTCCACGGTCGCGATCCTGCAGACCCTGAACACCCAGATCCCTGCCCTGCAGGAAGGGGTCGAGGCCTCTTTTGGCCGGCACCCGGACGTTGAGATCTACCGCAGCCAGCCCGGCCTCGGACCGATCCTCGGCGCCCGGGTGCTCGCAGAGTTCGGCGACGCCCCCGGCCGCTACGCCGACGCCAAAGCCCGCAAGAACTACGCCGGCACCGCACCCATCACCCGCCAATCCGGCAAACTGAAAACCGTGCACGCCCGGTTCATCCACAACAACCGGCTCGTCAACGCCATCGACCTGTGGGCCAGCGCCGCCACCCTGCACGACGCCGATGTCCGCGCCTACTACGACCAACTCCGCGGCCGCGGCCTCGGCCACCACGCCGCGCTACGCCAGATCGGCAACCGGCTCGTCGGCATCCTCCACGGCTGCCTCAAAACCCACACCCTCTACAACCCCCAAACCGCCTGGTCACACCGCGCCACAACCCAAGCCGCTTGA
- a CDS encoding MMPL family transporter, whose translation MPETAPPTGPERADARPEAADARADAAAPGSGVDLLGRLGRLVVRRRRVVAALSLVLTGLVLAVAAGALDAFSLSRIADPASESDRARRVLAEQFRTGPPNLAFLVTAQTGTVDDPAVRAAGVGLTNDIASQPGVAEAASYWSRGDSPALRSNDSRQALVLVRVPGDVNEARQRVGELAAQYAGTRDAITVQAGGQDEVFREIGAQARQDFLRAELVVIPMVLALLILIYRRVSLALVTLGVGIFAVGGALTGLRVIAAFTEVSTFAANLSLVMGLALGVDYCLFVIARFREELADGAEVHDAVVTAVRTAGRTVFFSGLTVAISLLALLLFPLSFLRSFGYAGVLVVASALIGALVILPAVLALLGRRVVRPTPVRARTGRWAALATAVMRRPALIGGSVLVLILLLSAPALGLRFGLPDARILPADASSRIMADQVRENFGQEESDALYVVMPEAADPARLAPYAKVLGEFEGVAQVDTYVRNGGAYLTVIPTEDALEGDIGGLVERVRSASAPYPTIIGGSPAEMSDWRSALTERIPLVLGLILLLSVVVLYVATGSVLLPLKATVLNLLSLAVMFGVMVWVFQWGNLSGLLGFTATGVLEASMPTLMFCIVYGLSMDYEVFIVSRIREEYLRTGDTERAVATGLQRSAPLVTTAAVVLASSFAVYASGGVVYLKMIGVGMAVAVLVDATAIRGVLLPAFMKLAGRANWWSPGVPNNRHP comes from the coding sequence ATGCCCGAAACCGCCCCGCCCACCGGCCCGGAGCGGGCGGATGCCCGACCCGAAGCTGCGGATGCCCGGGCTGATGCTGCGGCTCCCGGGTCCGGCGTCGATCTGCTGGGCCGGCTCGGTCGGCTGGTGGTGCGGCGCCGTCGGGTCGTCGCGGCGCTCTCGCTGGTCCTGACCGGACTCGTGCTCGCGGTTGCAGCCGGGGCGCTCGACGCCTTCTCGCTCTCCCGGATCGCCGACCCGGCGTCGGAGTCCGATCGCGCCCGCCGGGTGCTCGCCGAGCAGTTCCGGACCGGCCCGCCGAACCTCGCCTTCCTCGTGACAGCACAGACCGGAACCGTCGACGACCCAGCTGTGAGAGCGGCTGGTGTTGGCCTCACCAACGACATCGCAAGCCAACCGGGAGTTGCCGAAGCCGCGTCGTACTGGTCCCGCGGGGACAGCCCGGCCTTGCGCAGCAACGATTCCCGGCAGGCGCTCGTCCTCGTCCGCGTACCGGGTGACGTGAACGAGGCCCGCCAACGCGTCGGCGAACTCGCCGCGCAGTACGCCGGAACGCGGGATGCGATCACCGTGCAGGCAGGCGGTCAGGACGAGGTGTTCCGCGAGATCGGCGCCCAGGCCCGCCAGGACTTCCTGCGCGCGGAACTGGTGGTGATTCCGATGGTCCTGGCTTTGCTGATCCTTATCTATCGCAGGGTTTCGCTGGCGCTCGTGACGCTCGGCGTCGGGATCTTCGCGGTCGGCGGCGCGCTGACCGGCCTGCGCGTGATCGCGGCGTTCACCGAGGTCTCGACGTTCGCCGCCAATCTGTCGCTGGTGATGGGACTGGCGTTGGGGGTCGACTACTGCCTCTTCGTGATCGCGAGGTTCCGCGAAGAACTCGCCGATGGTGCAGAGGTCCACGACGCGGTGGTGACCGCGGTCCGCACAGCCGGCCGAACCGTCTTCTTCAGCGGGCTGACGGTCGCGATCTCGCTGCTCGCACTGTTGCTGTTCCCGCTGTCCTTCCTGCGATCCTTCGGGTACGCCGGTGTGCTTGTCGTCGCGTCCGCGCTGATCGGCGCACTGGTCATCCTGCCCGCCGTCCTGGCGCTCCTCGGTCGGCGAGTCGTCCGGCCCACGCCGGTGCGCGCCCGAACCGGTCGATGGGCCGCGCTGGCAACCGCGGTCATGCGCCGCCCCGCGCTCATCGGCGGCAGCGTACTGGTGCTGATCTTGTTGCTCTCGGCCCCTGCTCTGGGTTTGCGCTTCGGTCTGCCGGACGCGCGGATCCTCCCCGCGGACGCCAGCAGTCGCATCATGGCCGACCAGGTCCGGGAGAACTTCGGCCAGGAGGAGTCCGACGCGCTGTACGTCGTGATGCCCGAGGCGGCCGACCCGGCGCGCCTGGCGCCGTACGCGAAGGTCCTCGGAGAGTTCGAGGGCGTCGCTCAGGTGGACACCTACGTCCGCAACGGCGGCGCGTACCTGACAGTCATCCCGACCGAGGACGCGCTCGAAGGCGACATCGGGGGCCTGGTCGAGCGGGTCCGCTCGGCGTCGGCGCCGTACCCGACCATCATCGGTGGCTCGCCGGCCGAGATGTCGGACTGGCGCTCGGCACTCACCGAACGGATCCCGTTGGTGCTTGGTCTGATCCTGCTGCTCAGTGTGGTCGTGCTGTACGTCGCGACCGGCAGTGTGCTGCTGCCGTTGAAGGCGACCGTGCTGAACCTGCTCAGTCTCGCTGTGATGTTCGGCGTGATGGTGTGGGTGTTCCAGTGGGGCAATCTGTCCGGGCTGCTCGGGTTCACGGCGACCGGGGTGCTGGAGGCGAGCATGCCGACGCTGATGTTCTGCATCGTGTACGGCTTGTCGATGGACTACGAGGTGTTCATCGTGTCGCGGATCCGGGAGGAGTACCTGCGGACGGGCGACACCGAGCGTGCGGTGGCGACCGGGTTGCAGCGGTCGGCGCCGCTGGTCACGACCGCGGCCGTCGTCCTGGCGTCGTCGTTCGCCGTCTATGCGAGCGGCGGGGTCGTGTACCTGAAGATGATCGGCGTCGGCATGGCGGTTGCGGTGCTCGTGGACGCGACGGCGATCCGGGGCGTGCTGCTGCCGGCGTTCATGAAGCTCGCGGGGCGGGCGAACTGGTGGAGCCCTGGGGTACCTAACAACAGACACCCCTAG
- a CDS encoding TetR/AcrR family transcriptional regulator, translated as MPEEPRRQARGQRRMVQLLDAAAVVFAEAGYAKATTNAIAKQAGVSPGTLYQFFANKEALAEALAERYRSELAAAHAKAFDPGTAHLPLPELVDRMIRPMVEVNLANPGFKALFGSGDLPDKLTAPTRALQRAVIGRVAEVLAARYPDLPPDRLETTAAVATQIFAALLGTIVSTPAAHRERWITELNQALVGYLTPVDQRV; from the coding sequence ATGCCCGAGGAGCCGCGTCGCCAGGCGCGCGGGCAGCGGCGGATGGTGCAACTGCTGGACGCCGCCGCGGTGGTGTTCGCCGAAGCGGGCTACGCGAAGGCGACCACGAACGCGATCGCCAAGCAGGCCGGGGTCTCGCCGGGCACCCTGTACCAGTTCTTCGCGAACAAGGAGGCGCTCGCCGAAGCCCTCGCGGAGCGCTACCGCAGCGAGCTCGCCGCCGCGCACGCGAAGGCCTTCGATCCGGGTACGGCGCACCTGCCGCTGCCCGAGCTGGTCGACCGGATGATCCGGCCGATGGTCGAGGTCAACCTGGCGAACCCGGGATTCAAGGCACTGTTCGGCAGCGGCGACCTGCCCGACAAACTGACCGCGCCCACCCGCGCCTTGCAGCGGGCCGTGATCGGCCGCGTCGCCGAGGTCCTCGCCGCGCGCTACCCCGACCTACCTCCCGACCGTCTCGAGACCACAGCGGCCGTCGCGACCCAGATCTTCGCCGCGCTCCTCGGCACGATCGTGTCCACCCCGGCGGCCCATCGCGAACGCTGGATCACCGAGCTCAACCAGGCCCTGGTCGGTTACCTGACGCCGGTCGATCAGCGGGTGTAG
- a CDS encoding MFS transporter: MLASLGTRLARLRVDLTPWRGSRDFRILLVAGSVFFLGGMVGYVALPYQLYQLTGSNFAVGAMGLVTIVPLVVFGLYGGALADHVERRKLLVLTGLAQVVISALMVVNTLLPNPQVWLIYVCGALNAVASSLQRPSREALLPRVVRHDEIPAAVALSSLTAQVGQLAGPALGGVLVGTVGLTWAFSVELGGIVFATLLYARLGSYRAGDGTTAPSLRAIGGGIVYAYRRKDLLATYLVDMVGMFLAMPIVLFPAFATDILKEPKLLGLLYSAEAIGAMCASLTSGWAKHVHHQGRAVVLATMGWGAAVGIAGPAPNIWFAIVFFALAGAADMVSVLFRSVIWNQTIPDEMRGRLAGIEMLGYSLGPLGGQARSGLVADLTGVRTAIVSGGVLCVVGVVGTAAWLREFWRYDARTDEHAVRERELRAAG, encoded by the coding sequence GTGCTCGCAAGTCTTGGCACGCGGCTGGCCCGGTTGCGTGTCGATCTGACCCCGTGGCGTGGTTCCCGTGATTTTCGCATCCTGCTGGTCGCGGGCTCGGTGTTCTTCCTCGGCGGCATGGTCGGGTACGTCGCCCTGCCGTACCAGCTGTACCAACTGACCGGCTCGAACTTCGCCGTCGGCGCGATGGGCCTGGTCACGATCGTCCCGCTGGTGGTCTTCGGCCTGTACGGCGGTGCGCTCGCCGATCACGTGGAACGCCGGAAGCTGCTCGTCCTCACCGGCCTGGCCCAGGTCGTGATCTCCGCGCTGATGGTGGTCAACACCCTGCTGCCGAACCCGCAGGTCTGGCTGATCTACGTCTGCGGCGCGCTGAACGCGGTCGCGTCCTCGCTGCAGCGGCCGAGTCGCGAGGCGCTCCTGCCCCGTGTGGTGCGGCACGACGAGATCCCGGCGGCGGTCGCACTGAGCTCCCTGACCGCGCAGGTCGGTCAGCTCGCCGGCCCGGCGCTGGGCGGCGTCCTGGTCGGCACAGTGGGCCTGACCTGGGCGTTCTCGGTCGAGCTGGGCGGGATCGTGTTCGCCACGCTGCTCTACGCCCGCCTGGGTTCGTACCGCGCGGGCGACGGCACTACGGCGCCGAGCCTGCGGGCGATCGGCGGCGGGATCGTGTACGCGTACCGCCGCAAGGACCTGCTGGCGACGTACCTGGTGGACATGGTCGGGATGTTCCTGGCGATGCCGATCGTGCTGTTCCCGGCGTTCGCGACCGACATCCTGAAGGAACCGAAGCTGCTCGGTCTGCTCTACAGCGCGGAGGCGATCGGGGCGATGTGTGCCAGCCTCACCAGCGGCTGGGCGAAACACGTCCACCACCAGGGCCGGGCGGTGGTGCTGGCCACGATGGGCTGGGGTGCCGCGGTCGGGATCGCCGGGCCGGCGCCGAACATCTGGTTCGCGATCGTGTTCTTCGCCCTGGCGGGTGCGGCCGACATGGTCTCGGTGCTGTTCCGTTCGGTGATCTGGAACCAGACGATCCCCGACGAGATGCGCGGCCGGCTGGCCGGGATCGAGATGCTCGGGTACTCGCTCGGCCCGCTCGGAGGTCAGGCCCGGTCCGGCCTGGTCGCCGATCTCACCGGTGTCCGGACCGCGATCGTCAGTGGCGGCGTGCTGTGCGTGGTGGGCGTGGTCGGGACCGCCGCCTGGCTGCGCGAGTTCTGGCGGTACGACGCCCGCACCGACGAACACGCCGTCCGCGAAAGGGAGCTCCGCGCCGCAGGTTAG